The following coding sequences are from one Achromobacter sp. B7 window:
- a CDS encoding MdtB/MuxB family multidrug efflux RND transporter permease subunit — protein sequence MSPSRLFILRPVATTLAMVAILIAGFIAYRMLPVSALPEVDYPTIQVVTLYPGASPDVMTSLVTSPLERQFGQMPGLNQMSSTSSGGASVITMQFNLTLPLDVAEQQVQAAINAASNLLPSDLPVPPTYNKVNPADAAVLTLAITSPTMPLPQVRDLVDTRVAQKLSQIPGVGLVSVAGGQRPAVRVQVNPQALAANGLAMSDLRTAIVGANVNQPKGNLDGPLRSTTINANDQLKSPTDYNDLIIAYKNNAPLRLSDVARAVEGAEDTRQAAWAGDKPAILLNIQRQPGANVIDVVNRIQTLLPQLRAALPATLDVTVVSDRTQTIRDSVEDVKFEMLLAVGLVVMVTFVFLRSLTATLIPSVVVPLSLVGTFGIMYLAGFSINNLTLMALTIATGFVVDDAIVMIENIARHIEEGETPMQAALKGASQIGFTLISLTFSLIAVLIPLLFMTEVVGRLFREFAITLAVSILISLVVSLTLTPMMCARLLRAESEQKHGRFHTATGNFIDRVIAGYDRMLQVVLRHQPLTLLVALGTFALTVVLYMVVPKGFFPQQDTGLIQAITQAPQSISFPAMAERQQAAARLVLQDPDVQAVSSFIGVDGSNATLSAGRMQISLKPQAERSGDLRTVMARLQESLGKQDGLTVYMQPVQDLTIEDRVSRTQYQMTLSNPDLKVLSEWTPKLVDRLRQVPGLKDVTDDLQDDGLQTWVEIDRDAASRLGITAAVIDEALYDAFGQRLISTIFTQSNQYRVVLEVQPQFQMNPSALGQIHVPTAAGTQVPLSSVAHITEGRTVLAVNRLDQFPMVTVSFNLAPGASLSNAVEAITAAEAEIGMPAGVETRFQGAALAFQNSLTSTLWLILAAVVTMYIVLGVLYESYIHPITILSTLPSAGVGALLALLISGTELDMIGIIGIILLIGIVKKNAIMMIDFALDAERKRGLSPRAAIHEAALLRFRPILMTTLAALFGALPLMLSSGTGAELRQPLGLVMVGGLLLSQVLTLFTTPVIYLMFDRLSRRWRGVRAPAAGDAS from the coding sequence GTGAGTCCGTCGCGTCTGTTCATCCTGCGCCCCGTCGCCACCACGCTGGCGATGGTGGCCATCCTGATTGCCGGCTTCATCGCCTACCGCATGTTGCCCGTGTCGGCGCTGCCCGAGGTGGACTACCCGACGATCCAGGTGGTGACGCTGTACCCCGGGGCCAGCCCCGACGTGATGACCTCGCTGGTCACGTCCCCGCTGGAACGGCAGTTTGGGCAGATGCCGGGCTTGAACCAGATGTCGTCCACCAGTTCGGGCGGCGCGTCGGTCATCACCATGCAGTTCAACCTGACCTTGCCACTGGACGTGGCCGAGCAGCAGGTGCAGGCCGCCATCAACGCGGCATCCAACCTGCTGCCCAGCGACCTGCCGGTGCCACCCACGTACAACAAGGTCAACCCCGCCGATGCCGCCGTGCTGACGCTGGCGATCACATCGCCCACCATGCCCTTGCCGCAGGTGCGCGACCTGGTCGACACGCGGGTGGCGCAGAAGCTGTCGCAGATTCCCGGCGTGGGCCTGGTCAGCGTGGCGGGCGGGCAGCGCCCGGCCGTGCGCGTGCAGGTCAACCCGCAGGCGCTGGCCGCCAACGGCTTGGCCATGTCCGACCTGCGCACCGCCATCGTGGGCGCCAACGTCAATCAGCCCAAGGGCAACCTGGACGGCCCGCTGCGTTCCACCACCATCAACGCCAATGACCAGCTGAAGTCGCCCACCGACTACAACGACCTGATCATCGCCTACAAGAACAACGCGCCGCTGCGCCTGTCCGACGTGGCGCGCGCGGTCGAAGGCGCCGAAGACACGCGCCAGGCCGCATGGGCCGGCGACAAGCCCGCCATCCTGTTGAACATCCAGCGCCAGCCCGGCGCCAATGTGATCGACGTGGTCAACCGCATCCAGACACTGTTGCCGCAGCTGCGCGCCGCGCTGCCGGCCACGCTGGATGTCACCGTGGTGTCCGACCGCACGCAGACCATCCGCGATTCCGTCGAAGACGTGAAGTTTGAAATGCTGCTGGCCGTGGGGCTGGTGGTGATGGTGACCTTCGTGTTCCTGCGCAGCCTGACCGCCACGCTGATCCCCAGCGTCGTGGTGCCGCTGTCGCTGGTGGGCACGTTCGGCATCATGTACCTGGCCGGGTTCTCCATCAACAACCTGACGCTGATGGCGCTGACGATCGCCACCGGCTTCGTGGTGGACGACGCCATCGTCATGATCGAGAACATCGCGCGCCACATCGAAGAAGGCGAAACGCCGATGCAGGCGGCGCTCAAGGGGGCCTCGCAGATCGGGTTCACGCTGATCTCGCTGACGTTCTCGCTGATCGCCGTGCTGATTCCGCTGTTGTTCATGACCGAAGTCGTGGGCCGGCTGTTCCGCGAATTCGCCATCACGCTGGCGGTGTCCATCCTGATTTCACTGGTGGTGTCGCTGACTCTGACGCCGATGATGTGCGCACGCTTGCTGCGCGCGGAATCGGAACAGAAGCACGGGCGTTTTCACACCGCCACCGGCAACTTCATTGACCGCGTCATCGCCGGCTATGACCGGATGCTGCAAGTGGTGCTGCGCCATCAGCCGCTGACCTTGCTGGTGGCGCTGGGCACGTTCGCGCTGACCGTGGTGCTGTACATGGTGGTGCCCAAGGGCTTTTTCCCGCAGCAGGACACCGGGCTGATCCAGGCCATCACGCAGGCGCCGCAATCCATTTCGTTTCCGGCCATGGCCGAACGCCAGCAGGCCGCCGCGCGGCTGGTGCTGCAAGATCCGGACGTGCAGGCCGTGTCCTCGTTCATCGGTGTCGACGGCAGCAACGCCACGCTTAGCGCCGGCCGCATGCAGATTTCCCTAAAGCCGCAAGCCGAGCGCAGCGGCGATTTGCGCACGGTGATGGCGCGCTTGCAGGAATCGCTGGGCAAGCAGGACGGCCTGACCGTCTACATGCAGCCCGTGCAGGACCTGACCATCGAAGACCGCGTCAGCCGCACGCAATATCAGATGACGCTGTCCAACCCCGACCTGAAGGTGCTGAGCGAATGGACGCCCAAGCTGGTGGATCGGCTGCGCCAGGTGCCGGGCCTGAAGGACGTAACGGATGACTTGCAGGACGACGGCTTGCAGACCTGGGTCGAGATCGACCGCGATGCGGCCTCGCGCCTGGGCATTACCGCCGCCGTCATCGACGAAGCGCTGTACGACGCCTTCGGCCAGCGCCTGATCTCCACGATCTTCACGCAATCGAACCAGTACCGCGTGGTGCTGGAAGTGCAGCCACAGTTCCAGATGAACCCGTCCGCGCTGGGGCAGATCCATGTGCCCACGGCCGCGGGCACGCAGGTGCCGCTGTCGTCCGTGGCGCACATCACCGAAGGGCGTACGGTGCTTGCCGTGAACCGGCTGGACCAGTTCCCGATGGTCACGGTGTCGTTCAACCTGGCGCCGGGCGCGTCCTTGTCCAACGCGGTCGAAGCCATCACCGCCGCCGAAGCCGAGATCGGCATGCCCGCCGGGGTCGAGACCCGCTTCCAGGGCGCCGCGCTGGCGTTCCAGAATTCGCTGACCAGCACGTTGTGGCTGATCCTGGCCGCCGTGGTCACCATGTACATCGTGCTGGGCGTGCTGTACGAAAGCTACATCCATCCCATCACCATCCTGTCGACCTTGCCGTCCGCCGGCGTGGGCGCCTTGCTGGCGCTGTTGATCAGCGGCACCGAGCTGGACATGATCGGCATCATCGGCATCATCCTGCTCATCGGCATCGTGAAAAAGAACGCCATCATGATGATCGACTTCGCGCTGGACGCCGAGCGTAAGCGCGGCCTGAGCCCGCGCGCCGCCATCCATGAAGCCGCGCTGCTGCGCTTCCGGCCCATCTTGATGACCACGCTTGCCGCCCTGTTCGGCGCCTTGCCGCTGATGCTGTCTTCGGGCACCGGCGCGGAATTGCGCCAGCCGCTGGGCCTGGTGATGGTGGGCGGCCTGCTGCTCAGCCAGGTGCTGACGCTGTTCACCACGCCCGTCATCTATTTGATGTTCGACCGCCTGTCGCGCCGCTGGCGTGGCGTGCGCGCGCCCGCCGCCGGGGACGCGTCATGA
- the coaE gene encoding dephospho-CoA kinase (Dephospho-CoA kinase (CoaE) performs the final step in coenzyme A biosynthesis.), with protein sequence MFKIGLTGGIGSGKSRVADMLADWGATLVDTDEIARALTAANGAAMPAIATEFGADALTPDGALNRDWMRERAFADPAVRQRLEAVLHPIISEETRRQAAAATGSYLVFVVPLLVESLQRWRGRVDRICVVDCDPDTQVARVQARSGLTEPAIRRIMAAQAARQVRLESADDVIINDGATTPEQLRAQAKTLHDRWLALATTQGR encoded by the coding sequence ATGTTCAAGATTGGGCTGACGGGCGGCATCGGGTCGGGCAAGTCCCGCGTGGCCGACATGCTGGCGGACTGGGGCGCAACGCTGGTCGACACCGATGAAATCGCGCGCGCGCTGACCGCCGCGAATGGCGCGGCCATGCCCGCCATCGCGACCGAGTTCGGCGCCGATGCGTTGACCCCGGACGGTGCGCTGAACCGCGACTGGATGCGCGAGCGCGCCTTCGCCGACCCCGCCGTGCGGCAGCGGCTTGAAGCCGTGCTGCATCCCATCATCTCCGAAGAAACACGGCGCCAGGCGGCGGCCGCGACCGGATCGTATCTGGTCTTTGTGGTGCCGCTTTTGGTGGAGTCCTTACAGCGGTGGCGCGGGCGCGTTGACCGCATCTGCGTGGTGGACTGCGACCCCGACACACAGGTGGCTCGCGTGCAGGCTCGCAGCGGGCTGACGGAGCCCGCCATCAGGCGTATTATGGCGGCACAGGCTGCGCGGCAAGTCCGCCTGGAGTCCGCTGACGACGTCATCATCAACGACGGCGCCACAACACCCGAGCAATTGCGCGCGCAGGCAAAGACCTTGCATGACCGCTGGCTTGCGCTGGCGACCACCCAGGGCCGGTAA
- the panC gene encoding pantoate--beta-alanine ligase: MKVVHTIQELRDHLRGQNRVSFVPTMGNLHEGHLSLMKLARQHGDPVVASIFVNRLQFGPNEDFDQYPRTLAADIEKLEQARDVYVLFAPNEREMYPEPQNYRVQPPDDLGDILEGEFRPGFFEGVSTVVLKLFSCVQPRVAVFGKKDYQQLMVVRNMCRQFQLPVEVLAHETVRADDGLALSSRNRYLTPEERAEAPALYAGLQKIGQRLTQGERNAEALERDAIDELTRRGWKVDYVALRRQRDLKRPEAADLQAGEPVVVLAAAKLGATRLIDNLELAYTA; encoded by the coding sequence TTGAAAGTCGTACACACCATCCAGGAATTGCGCGATCACCTGCGCGGCCAGAACCGCGTGTCGTTCGTGCCCACGATGGGCAATCTGCACGAAGGCCACCTGTCGCTGATGAAGCTGGCGCGCCAGCATGGCGACCCCGTCGTCGCCAGCATCTTCGTGAACCGGCTGCAATTCGGTCCGAACGAGGACTTCGACCAATACCCGCGCACGCTGGCGGCTGATATTGAAAAGCTGGAGCAGGCGCGCGACGTCTACGTGCTGTTCGCGCCGAATGAGCGCGAGATGTATCCCGAGCCGCAGAACTACCGTGTGCAGCCGCCGGACGATCTGGGCGACATCCTGGAAGGCGAGTTCCGTCCGGGCTTCTTCGAGGGCGTCAGCACGGTGGTGCTCAAGCTGTTCTCGTGCGTGCAGCCGCGCGTGGCCGTCTTCGGCAAGAAGGACTACCAACAGCTGATGGTCGTGCGCAATATGTGCCGCCAGTTTCAGCTGCCGGTCGAGGTGCTTGCCCATGAAACGGTGCGCGCGGATGACGGCCTGGCGCTGTCCTCGCGCAACCGCTACCTGACTCCGGAAGAACGCGCCGAAGCGCCCGCGCTGTATGCGGGCTTGCAGAAGATCGGCCAGCGTCTGACGCAGGGCGAGCGCAATGCCGAAGCCCTGGAGCGCGACGCCATTGACGAGCTGACCCGGCGCGGCTGGAAGGTCGATTACGTGGCCCTGCGCCGCCAGCGCGATCTGAAGCGCCCCGAGGCTGCCGACTTGCAGGCCGGCGAGCCGGTCGTGGTGCTGGCCGCCGCGAAGCTGGGCGCGACGCGTCTGATCGACAACCTGGAATTGGCCTACACGGCCTGA
- a CDS encoding DUF3460 family protein codes for MATNYESEITLFLKDFKQSHPGTEERQREGRARLWDKPQDPELLEGFRAARVPQKPYVYSAD; via the coding sequence ATGGCGACCAACTACGAATCCGAGATCACCCTTTTCCTGAAAGACTTCAAGCAGTCGCACCCTGGCACGGAAGAACGCCAGCGTGAAGGCCGCGCCCGTCTTTGGGACAAACCGCAAGATCCGGAACTGCTCGAAGGCTTCCGCGCGGCCCGCGTGCCGCAAAAACCGTACGTGTATTCGGCAGACTGA
- a CDS encoding ScpA family protein — protein sequence MSRNPSVPGEALAKLVEPPVDSTPDTVDSVAFARLYGEPLFQMPTDLYIPPDALEVFLEAFEGPLDLLLYLIRKQNFNVLDIPMADVTRQYLSYVDQIRITNLELAAEYLLMAAMLIEIKSRMLLPVKKTDTGEEPEDPRAELVRRLLEYEQMKLAAQKLDKLPQLGRDFVSSQAVADLSVERMMPEVSVDDLRLAWADIMKRAKLNQHHHITREQLSVRDHMTHILRRLNDVRFMEFGDLFMERVREGAPAAVVVVHFIAMLELARESLLEITQAEPYAPIYVRLAYTSVAAVAA from the coding sequence ATGTCCCGTAACCCTTCAGTCCCTGGCGAGGCACTGGCCAAGCTAGTGGAACCGCCTGTGGACAGCACGCCAGACACCGTCGACAGCGTGGCGTTCGCGCGCCTGTACGGCGAGCCGCTGTTCCAGATGCCGACGGATCTGTACATTCCGCCGGACGCGCTGGAGGTGTTTCTTGAGGCGTTCGAAGGGCCGCTGGACCTGTTGCTGTACCTGATCCGCAAGCAGAACTTCAACGTTCTGGACATCCCGATGGCGGATGTCACGCGGCAGTACCTGTCTTATGTGGACCAGATCCGCATCACCAATCTAGAGCTGGCCGCCGAATATCTGCTGATGGCGGCCATGCTGATCGAGATCAAGTCGCGCATGCTGCTGCCGGTCAAGAAGACCGACACCGGCGAAGAGCCCGAAGACCCGCGCGCCGAACTCGTGCGTCGCCTGCTTGAATACGAGCAGATGAAGCTGGCCGCGCAAAAGCTGGACAAGCTGCCGCAACTGGGCCGCGATTTTGTCAGCAGCCAGGCCGTGGCCGACCTTAGCGTTGAACGCATGATGCCCGAGGTCAGCGTGGACGATCTGCGCCTGGCCTGGGCCGACATCATGAAGCGGGCCAAGCTGAACCAGCACCACCACATCACGCGTGAACAGCTGTCGGTGCGCGACCACATGACGCATATCCTGCGGCGCCTGAACGATGTGCGCTTCATGGAATTTGGCGACCTGTTCATGGAGCGCGTCCGCGAAGGCGCGCCGGCGGCTGTCGTCGTCGTGCATTTCATCGCCATGCTGGAACTGGCTCGCGAATCCCTGCTGGAAATCACGCAGGCCGAGCCTTATGCGCCCATCTATGTCCGCCTGGCTTACACCAGCGTGGCGGCGGTCGCGGCCTGA
- a CDS encoding copper resistance protein NlpE N-terminal domain-containing protein translates to MTARVDIVTRSRKLSVMGLLLAGTALGAAGCAQQKTEGYYDPPAESTVTDAQYQGSGAGYRSVIRAPSQVQIALKPDARKPQNQAAQAAAGGQTTEDGQPVPEGADNSAAVAASTPAPAAPPNAAAHSLVPQPQTYMGTLPCFSPAMQCTAQRVTLTLAPNGRWRGRTAYLENDPNKGPAVTEQGCWDATDERPPRVIMMDGNGNVRAEFVVAANNVLRVRSIAGQTPNLNYNLTRQPDLDPIDELAKAAAPKCP, encoded by the coding sequence ATGACCGCCCGCGTCGACATCGTTACCCGATCCCGCAAACTCAGCGTCATGGGGCTGCTGCTGGCCGGTACCGCACTAGGTGCGGCAGGCTGCGCCCAGCAAAAAACCGAAGGCTATTACGACCCCCCGGCTGAAAGCACGGTGACCGATGCCCAGTACCAGGGTTCGGGCGCCGGCTACCGCAGCGTCATCCGCGCGCCGTCGCAAGTGCAAATCGCCCTGAAGCCCGACGCTCGCAAACCCCAGAACCAAGCCGCGCAAGCCGCTGCCGGTGGCCAGACCACGGAAGACGGCCAGCCCGTTCCGGAAGGCGCCGACAACAGCGCCGCCGTTGCCGCTTCCACGCCCGCCCCGGCTGCCCCGCCCAATGCCGCGGCCCACAGCCTGGTGCCACAGCCGCAGACCTACATGGGCACGTTGCCGTGTTTCTCGCCCGCCATGCAATGCACGGCGCAGCGCGTGACGTTGACCCTGGCGCCCAACGGCCGTTGGCGTGGCCGCACGGCCTACCTGGAAAACGACCCGAACAAGGGCCCCGCCGTAACCGAACAGGGTTGCTGGGACGCCACCGACGAACGCCCGCCGCGCGTCATCATGATGGACGGCAACGGTAACGTCCGCGCCGAGTTCGTGGTGGCCGCCAACAACGTGCTGCGCGTGCGTTCGATCGCCGGCCAAACGCCCAACTTGAACTACAACCTGACCCGCCAGCCGGATCTGGACCCGATCGACGAGTTGGCCAAGGCCGCGGCGCCCAAGTGCCCGTAA
- a CDS encoding response regulator transcription factor produces MRVPRPDLDAALVALTPRERQIVDYVAAGRPNKVIAIDLGISLRTAEAHRARIFAKLHTRNAMELACRLCAHGRSGASPILEAAAVDAAVAAERGAGVGAERGAERGAATGSRPALGMAGGRPMTGSPTLPADANLPIVSQPIIPGIYSAAMFPPMASSTTLHEPPLGYGVDPAAADDPTDDPTDDPTDDPTDDPADTHD; encoded by the coding sequence ATGCGTGTTCCCCGTCCCGACCTTGATGCAGCGCTTGTCGCCTTGACGCCCCGCGAAAGGCAGATCGTCGACTATGTGGCGGCCGGCAGGCCGAACAAAGTGATCGCCATCGACCTGGGTATTTCGCTGCGCACGGCGGAAGCCCATCGCGCCCGCATCTTCGCCAAACTACATACCCGCAACGCCATGGAGCTGGCCTGCCGCCTGTGCGCGCACGGCCGTTCCGGGGCGTCGCCCATTCTCGAAGCCGCGGCAGTGGATGCGGCGGTGGCTGCTGAGCGGGGTGCCGGGGTGGGTGCTGAGCGGGGTGCTGAGCGGGGCGCGGCCACGGGTTCACGGCCCGCGCTGGGTATGGCTGGAGGCAGGCCGATGACTGGCTCTCCCACGCTGCCCGCCGACGCAAATTTGCCCATCGTCTCGCAGCCGATCATCCCCGGGATTTATTCCGCCGCCATGTTCCCCCCTATGGCGTCCAGCACGACGCTGCACGAACCGCCGCTGGGATATGGAGTCGATCCCGCAGCAGCGGATGACCCGACGGACGACCCGACGGATGACCCCACGGATGACCCCACGGACGACCCTGCGGACACTCATGATTAG
- a CDS encoding A24 family peptidase encodes MNVLRHAFDIPLGAFIALAALAGLFVGNWLTVLTYRLPRMMEREWQAQCLDAVGRARPDSPDGLFHPASHCPACNAPVRGWRRLPVLGWLLLRGRCAACDAVIAWRYPAIELLTCLVFAACAWRYGATPVALCAMGLSAMLIALGWIDFETTLLPDVLTQPLVWAGLLVNLFGTFTTLPLAVIGAVAGYVFLWVIFHLFRLLTGREGMGYGDFKLLAALGAWFGAESLPMLLLAASLVGVLIGGALTLSGRAGRGQPLPFGPYLALAGIVMLLLGGDEGLWLLMRQA; translated from the coding sequence ATGAACGTGCTGCGACACGCTTTCGATATTCCCTTGGGCGCCTTCATTGCGCTGGCCGCGTTGGCGGGCTTGTTCGTCGGCAATTGGCTGACCGTGCTGACCTATCGGCTGCCTCGCATGATGGAACGCGAATGGCAGGCGCAATGCCTGGACGCGGTGGGCCGGGCGCGACCCGACAGCCCCGACGGTCTGTTCCATCCGGCATCGCATTGCCCTGCCTGCAACGCGCCGGTGCGTGGCTGGCGGCGGCTGCCGGTGTTGGGCTGGCTCTTGCTGCGGGGCCGCTGCGCCGCGTGCGATGCCGTGATTGCGTGGCGCTACCCCGCCATTGAATTGCTGACCTGCCTGGTGTTCGCCGCCTGCGCCTGGCGCTACGGCGCCACGCCCGTCGCCTTGTGCGCCATGGGCTTGTCGGCCATGCTGATCGCCTTGGGCTGGATCGATTTTGAAACCACGCTGCTGCCTGATGTGCTGACGCAGCCGCTGGTCTGGGCCGGCCTGCTCGTCAACCTGTTCGGCACCTTCACCACCTTGCCGCTGGCGGTGATCGGCGCGGTGGCCGGCTATGTGTTCCTGTGGGTTATCTTCCATCTGTTCCGGCTGCTGACCGGGCGCGAAGGCATGGGCTATGGCGACTTCAAATTGCTGGCCGCGCTGGGCGCCTGGTTTGGCGCCGAGTCGCTGCCGATGCTGTTGCTGGCGGCCTCGTTGGTGGGCGTGTTGATCGGCGGCGCGCTCACGCTCAGCGGTCGCGCGGGCCGGGGGCAGCCGCTGCCTTTCGGACCCTACCTGGCATTGGCCGGTATCGTGATGTTGCTGTTGGGTGGCGACGAGGGCTTGTGGTTGTTGATGCGCCAGGCGTGA
- a CDS encoding MdtA/MuxA family multidrug efflux RND transporter periplasmic adaptor subunit produces MSESRPVSPPSRWTRRRIGGLVVLLLVVAGIAWLVLRPSAKQGGPAGARGPGGGRPPAAAMANLPVPVRIATATKQDIDIYLKSLGTVTAYNTVTVRSRVSGELVDVKFQEGQQVKAGDVLAQVDPRAFQVALDQARGTQMQNLAQLENARRDLQRYQALFKQDSIAKQQVDTQAALVRQYEGTVKSDQANVDNAKLQLDYARITAPISGRLGLRQVDRGNLVSSSDTNGLVVITQTQPISVVFTLPETQLPEVRGEIAAGRTLAVDAYDRADTRRIATGVLETLDNQIDVTTGTLKLKAKFENADDALFPNQFVNVRLHVLTRKDVTAVPTAAIQQGSAGAFVFLVQPDNTIAVRQVKLGAINNGMVAVNEGLQPGDRVVTEGTDRLRAGAKVEIVGGAEVIPATRDKTLGAGAPAGTTPPSK; encoded by the coding sequence ATGTCCGAAAGTCGTCCTGTTTCCCCACCGTCCCGCTGGACCCGCCGCCGCATTGGCGGCTTGGTCGTGTTGCTGCTGGTGGTTGCCGGTATTGCCTGGCTGGTGCTGCGGCCCTCTGCCAAGCAGGGCGGTCCGGCCGGCGCGCGAGGCCCGGGCGGCGGCCGGCCCCCCGCGGCCGCGATGGCCAATCTGCCCGTCCCGGTGCGCATCGCCACCGCCACCAAGCAGGACATCGACATCTATCTGAAGTCCCTGGGCACCGTCACCGCGTACAACACGGTCACGGTGCGCAGCCGCGTCAGCGGCGAACTGGTCGACGTGAAATTCCAGGAAGGCCAGCAAGTGAAGGCCGGCGATGTGCTGGCGCAAGTCGACCCGCGCGCCTTCCAGGTGGCGCTGGACCAGGCGCGCGGCACGCAGATGCAGAATCTGGCCCAGCTTGAAAACGCGCGGCGCGACCTGCAACGCTATCAAGCCCTGTTCAAGCAGGACTCCATCGCCAAGCAGCAGGTCGACACCCAGGCCGCGCTGGTGCGCCAATACGAAGGCACCGTCAAAAGCGACCAGGCCAACGTGGACAACGCCAAGTTGCAGCTGGATTACGCCCGCATCACCGCGCCCATCAGCGGCCGGCTGGGCCTGCGCCAGGTGGACCGGGGCAATCTGGTGTCCAGCTCCGATACCAATGGGCTGGTTGTCATTACCCAGACCCAGCCCATCTCCGTCGTCTTCACGCTGCCGGAAACCCAGCTGCCCGAAGTGCGTGGCGAAATCGCGGCCGGCCGAACCTTGGCCGTTGACGCGTACGACCGCGCCGACACGCGCCGTATCGCCACCGGCGTGCTGGAAACGCTGGACAACCAGATCGACGTCACCACCGGCACCTTGAAACTGAAGGCCAAGTTTGAAAACGCGGACGACGCGCTGTTCCCGAACCAGTTCGTCAACGTGCGCCTGCACGTGCTGACGCGCAAGGACGTCACCGCCGTCCCCACGGCCGCCATCCAGCAAGGCTCGGCCGGCGCCTTTGTGTTCCTGGTGCAGCCGGACAACACCATCGCCGTGCGCCAGGTCAAGCTGGGCGCCATCAACAACGGCATGGTCGCCGTGAACGAAGGGCTGCAACCGGGCGACCGCGTCGTCACCGAAGGCACCGACCGCCTGCGCGCCGGGGCCAAGGTTGAAATCGTGGGCGGCGCCGAAGTCATTCCCGCCACCCGCGACAAGACGCTGGGCGCGGGCGCCCCTGCCGGCACCACGCCGCCGTCCAAATAA
- the zapD gene encoding cell division protein ZapD has protein sequence MIVYEYPFNERIRAYLRLEYLFDRLFFFAQAGDSRQHQVAVTSLFDLLDACERTDVKGAVLQDLERQRMALVGLRDHPGVAQDALEAMLRELEKVATALAAPGKTGQSLRENEWLTSLRGRLSVPGSATQVDMPSYFAWQNKSEAARLADLQAWISPFLALYDGLTMALRLLRESGRKTDIVAEQGAYQQMLGGKQFHLLRVWVDPEQGVFPEISANKYMIWIRFSTQDGEFKPQQVARDVAFQMTLCSS, from the coding sequence GTGATTGTTTACGAATACCCCTTCAATGAGCGCATCCGCGCCTACCTGCGATTGGAATACCTGTTCGACAGGTTGTTCTTCTTTGCTCAGGCAGGGGATTCACGCCAACATCAGGTTGCCGTTACTTCTCTTTTCGATTTGCTTGACGCCTGCGAACGCACGGACGTGAAAGGCGCCGTGCTGCAAGACCTTGAACGCCAGCGCATGGCGCTGGTGGGTCTGCGCGATCACCCCGGCGTGGCGCAGGATGCGCTGGAAGCCATGTTGCGCGAACTGGAAAAAGTGGCCACGGCATTGGCCGCGCCCGGCAAGACCGGCCAGTCGCTGCGCGAAAACGAATGGTTGACCAGCCTGCGCGGTCGCTTGTCCGTGCCGGGCAGCGCCACGCAGGTCGACATGCCGTCGTACTTTGCCTGGCAGAACAAATCCGAAGCCGCCCGCCTTGCGGACCTTCAGGCCTGGATCTCACCGTTTCTTGCCCTGTACGACGGGCTGACGATGGCGTTGCGGCTGCTGCGCGAGTCCGGCCGCAAGACCGACATCGTGGCCGAGCAGGGCGCCTACCAGCAGATGCTGGGCGGCAAGCAGTTTCATCTGCTGCGCGTGTGGGTCGACCCCGAGCAAGGCGTATTCCCCGAGATCAGCGCCAATAAGTACATGATCTGGATACGTTTTTCCACGCAAGACGGCGAATTCAAGCCCCAGCAGGTGGCCCGCGACGTCGCCTTCCAGATGACGTTGTGCAGCTCGTAG